One region of Vanessa cardui chromosome 20, ilVanCard2.1, whole genome shotgun sequence genomic DNA includes:
- the LOC124538623 gene encoding protein ALP1-like: MDTHQKRAVALYLLHRRIKKRRPKRFWIHPLIAERNRYGLFVTLINELKKDEEKFFNYFRMSISSYLELKKKTETALQKQHTNMRDPISPEEMLAVTLRYLASGTSMHDLHYIFRIGHTTISAIIRTTCEKLWEVLMSECFPVITTELLEEISQKFYKYANFPHCVGAIDGKHIRITKPDNSASIYYNYKDFFSFVLMAVVDADYCFVFVDIGAPGSNADSTIFKNTTFCNALNSNSIKLPNEKILPGSTLPPVPYVFVADEAFGLHQHIMRPYGGQFLSVQKRVFNYRLSRARRYVECAFGILSNKWRILNRALDVSIPLSINIVKACCILHNFVRKRDGHHIREEDFTHNLESIQTPPSIRSGRQANNIRDIFQQYFMSDSGALSWQLSKI, encoded by the exons ATGGATACACACCAGAAACGAGCTGTTGCGTTATATTTACTTCacagaagaattaaaaaaagaaggccTAAAAGATTCTGGATACATCCACTAATTGCGGAAAGAAATCGTTATGGATTATTTGTTACTCTTATTAATGAGTTAAAGAAGGATGAGGAgaagttctttaattatttccgaATGTCCATAAGTAGTTATttagaacttaaaaaaaaaacagaaactgcTCTTCAAAAACAACATACTAATATGCGAGATCCCATATCACCAGAGGAAATGTTGGCAGTCACATTAAG ataccTAGCAAGTGGGACTTCAATGCACGATTTGCACTACATATTCAGAATTGGGCACACAACTATATCAGCAATTATAAGAACGACATGTGAAAAATTATGGGAGGTGTTAATGTCTGAATGTTTTCCGGTAATCACTACAGAACTTTTAGAAGAAATCAgccaaaaattttacaagtacGCAAATTTTCCCCACTGTGTCGGAGCAATAGACGGCAAACATATAAGAATAACTAAACCAGATAACAGTGCTTCAATTTACTACaattataaggattttttttcatttgtattaatgGCCGTAGTTGATGCGGATTACTGCTTCGTTTTTGTAGACATTGGAGCCCCGGGAAGTAATGCTGATtcaaccatttttaaaaatactactttTTGCAATGCGCTTAATAGCAATTCTATCAAACTAcctaatgaaaaaatactaccCGGATCTACTTTGCCACCTGTCCCGTATGTATTCGTAGCCGATGAGGCATTTGGTTTGCATCAACACATTATGAGACCTTATGGTGGTCAATTTTTGAGTGTACAAAAAAGGGTATTTAATTATCGCCTATCGAGAGCACGAAGATACGTAGAATGTGCATTTGgcattttatcaaacaaatggCGAATTTTAAATCGTGCATTGGATGTATCAATAcctttatcaattaatattgtgaAGGCATGTTGCATACTTCACAATTTTGTACGAAAACGAGACGGCCATCACATTAGAGAAGAAGATTTTACTCATAATCTTGAGAGTATACAAACACCTCCATCAATACGCAGTGGAAGACAAGCCAACAACATAAGagatatttttcaacaatattttatgagtgaCAGCGGAGCTTTAAGCTGGcaattgtcaaaaatttaa